In a single window of the Porites lutea chromosome 14, jaPorLute2.1, whole genome shotgun sequence genome:
- the LOC140924419 gene encoding uncharacterized protein, with amino-acid sequence MAGNEDQQTNVTDGEEGTMTSEYMNKLHNERMQRQRNLAETVLSQMESQYKAFGGEKENQKKWEEAAKMIAYARQREKEGTEQVESKREKLLEEQKKLKDQWFQEEMEKKRQLEQLREAEKSKAKEEAEKLAALEMQRKQELENAKQKESQELFTMKQEWQLQEDARKAAEEQRRIEKQQQVEREKLKHLEEESDRAMAEHKRKQEEMKKQEQEWMNYAEDLKRKQEEKARIEAEKQRVWQQEKLKENSEINQFVETRKAVEDQKKKEWEKERDKTAEEARLLESGVRQQFLDKQGKVVSELLQNELAREEARKREEAEMKRKQREERRQEEERRKLELEEQLLAKEKEKREREQKVKELEWRRYLDGIKEKEDEKAQRDTAKQKRMAEQRKEDEQKAAEMAEAQRRAREQRRKEENEAMQIAEKLRLEQEQRRKELEQEREEAKRKVLLQEKEKKEQEEAKRELVMRKQEEEERLREENKKHQDMEMKKLLELQRRRQERSEAQAAVNESELLEQKSRKDERSKGAADSGKLLLEKTFKQEEEFREQAERRRRERVEMQKRQLEEMKKAENELMKKAQALRKETDHGDSHMGSPSSRNGNKTEAESKWKKGFFASLFGRK; translated from the exons ATGGCGGGAAACGAAGATCAACAAACTAACGTAACTGACGGCGAAGAGGGCACCATGACAAGTGAGTACATGAATAAGCTTCATAATGAACGTATGCAAAGGCAAAGGAATCTCGCCGAAACAGTCCTGTCACAGATGGAAAGCCAGTATAAAGCTTTCGGCggagaaaaggaaaatcagaAAAAATGGGAAGAGGCTGCAAAAATGATCGCTTATGCTCGTCAGAGGGAAAAAGAGGGAACGGAACAAGTggaaagcaaaagagaaaagCTTTTAGAGGagcaaaaaaagttaaaggaTCAATGGTTTCAAGAGGAGATGGAAAAGAAAAGACAGCTGGAACAACTACGCGAAGCAGAGAAAAGCAAAGCGAAGGAGGAGGCAGAAAAACTTGCCGCTTTGGAGATGCAGAGGAAGCAGGAACTTGAAAATGCCAAACAAAAGGAAAGTCAAGAATTGTTCACTATGAAACAGGAATGGCAACTGCAGGAAGATGCGAGAAAAGCCGCTGAAGAGCAGAGACGAatcgaaaaacaacagcaagtGGAACGAGAAAAACTGAAACACCTGGAAGAAGAAAGTGACCGTGCCATGGCGGAGCACAAACGAAAACAGGAGGAAATGAAGAAGCAAGAACAAGAGTGGATGAATTATGCAGAAGACCTCAAGAGAAAACAAGAGGAAAAAGCGAGGATTGAGGCGGAGAAACAGAGAGTTTGGCAACAGGAAAAGCTGaaagaaaacagtgaaattAACCAGTTTGTTGAAACGAGAAAAGCTGTGGAAgatcagaaaaagaaagaatgggAGAAAGAGAGGGATAAAACAGCCGAAGAAGCGCGCTTACTCGAGTCAGGAGTGCGACAGCAGTTTTTGGACAAGCAGGGGAAAGTCGTCTCTGAACTACTGCAGAACGAACTGGCAAGAGAAGAGGCGAGAAAAAGAGAGGAGGCGGAAATGAAGAGGAAACAAAGAGAAGAGAGGCGACAAGAGGAAGAGAGAAGAAAGTTAGAGCTTGAGGAACAGTTGTTAgctaaagagaaagaaaaacggGAAAGGGAACAGAAGGTCAAAGAACTTGAATGGAGACGTTACCTTGATGGGATAAAGGAGAAAGAAGACGAGAAAGCGCAGAGAGACACAGCGAAACAAAAACGGATGGCGGAACAGAGAAAGGAAGATGAACAGAAGGCTGCCGAGATGGCGGAAGCACAACGGCGTGCGAGGGAACAGCGACGGAAAGAGGAAAATGAAGCAATGCAAATAGCTGAGAAACTGAGGTTAGAGCAAGAGCAGAGGAGGAAAGAGCTGGAACAAGAGCGAGAAGAAGCAAAGAGGAAGGTGTTGTTacaagagaaagagaagaaagaacAGGAGGAGGCCAAACGCGAACTGGTCATGCGCAAACAAGAGGAGGAGGAGAGGCTAAGAGAAGAGAATAAAAAACACCAGGATATGGAAATGAAAAAACTTCTGGAG ctgcAGCGAAGGCGGCAAGAACGAAGCGAAGCTCAGGCAGCGGTGAATGAATCCGAGCTCCTGGAACAGAAAAGCCGAAAGGATGAGCGCTCCAAGGGAGCGGCGGATAGTGGGAAACTTCTGCTGGAGAAAACCTTCAAACAAGAGGAGGAATTTCGGGAGCAAGCTGAAAGGAGACGACGCGAACGTGTTGAGATGCAAAAGAGGCAGCTTGAGGAGATGAAAAAGGCTGAAAATGAACTGATGAAGAAAGCTCAAGCTCTTCGAAAAGAAACTGACCATGGTGACAGCCATATGGGTTCACCTTCGTCACGTAACGGTAATAAAACAGAAGCAGAGTCAAAGTGGAAGAAGGGTTTCTTTGCATCGTTGTTTGGACGTAAGTAG